A single window of Thermoplasma sp. Kam2015 DNA harbors:
- a CDS encoding MFS transporter — protein MPETSFTYRSILIRKQMQAVSGAQFIRVLARSQIWIFIPVYLTEIRGLPVYVSGVLFLLTAIIALPFSVYGGNLVDTLGRRKISLAIPIFLFALMMITAFSILYRAKVMVIMAEFLTIEPISVIQWIADNAIVSDVTSIGERTGSFGILRIAGNLGFSAGPAIGGFLADYSYFYIFIFGAGGAIVEFLLYYFLVNETGKLRTSTGRFNVPFSDRYFIIVAALIGVTYFVSGQWGTTLTLFLSVIYMIPNSMIGILYSINGITVIALQMPIIRAIERFNGFNQLALGTIVYGIGFFILAFIHSIILLGLDIVLITIGENILAPVTNSIISKIAPEDRRGEYFGSAQLISGFISPLAPVMGTLLIYRNPHDPVMIWSPVLTIAIFASISIVIIGNRLMRSVARR, from the coding sequence CCTTGCAAGATCTCAGATCTGGATATTTATTCCGGTGTACCTCACGGAGATTAGAGGTCTTCCAGTATACGTTAGCGGAGTACTCTTCCTTCTGACAGCGATCATAGCACTTCCGTTTTCAGTTTACGGTGGTAATCTTGTGGACACTCTCGGCCGGAGAAAAATATCGCTGGCGATACCTATATTCCTCTTTGCGCTAATGATGATAACTGCGTTCTCTATCCTGTACCGTGCAAAAGTCATGGTGATCATGGCGGAGTTCCTGACTATAGAACCCATATCGGTCATACAGTGGATAGCGGACAATGCAATAGTCTCAGATGTAACGAGTATAGGGGAGAGAACCGGTTCATTTGGCATCCTGCGCATAGCCGGCAATCTGGGGTTCAGTGCCGGCCCAGCCATTGGTGGATTTCTCGCCGATTATTCGTATTTTTACATCTTCATATTCGGCGCTGGTGGAGCCATAGTTGAATTTCTTCTCTACTACTTCCTCGTGAATGAGACAGGTAAGCTCAGAACAAGTACGGGCCGTTTCAATGTGCCCTTTTCTGATAGGTATTTTATCATAGTTGCTGCGCTGATCGGCGTTACATACTTCGTATCTGGGCAGTGGGGCACAACGCTCACACTCTTCCTCTCAGTCATATACATGATTCCGAACAGCATGATAGGTATCCTTTACTCCATAAACGGAATAACCGTAATAGCTTTGCAGATGCCAATAATACGCGCCATAGAGAGATTCAACGGTTTCAATCAGCTGGCTCTTGGAACCATAGTGTACGGAATTGGCTTCTTCATCCTCGCCTTCATACATAGCATAATCCTCCTTGGTCTTGATATAGTCCTTATAACCATAGGCGAAAACATACTTGCTCCGGTTACTAATTCCATAATTTCAAAAATCGCACCAGAGGACAGACGTGGCGAATACTTCGGATCTGCACAGCTGATAAGCGGTTTCATTTCGCCGCTTGCACCGGTGATGGGCACGCTTCTGATATACAGAAATCCGCATGATCCGGTTATGATATGGTCACCTGTGCTTACAATAGCCATATTTGCTTCTATCAGCATTGTAATCATAGGAAACAGGCTGATGAGATCAGTGGCGAGGCGATGA
- a CDS encoding APC family permease, translating to MDGTTPGNYGNKYINERRYVEEDRKLRKELGILDLFMIGITGVIGSGWLFAPLYAARAAGPASIISWIIGGILVLLVGLTFSHLMSFRSEAGGMVRYPLYTHGKIAGSITGWALWLAYTMNPPSEASALVEYMSSYVNGIFIDGSLTSEGLAIAIGFMFLFVLVNYYGVRTFARIINGLTALKIVVPTITMLTLILLTFKFHNFTAYGFVPYGPSSILAAIVSAGIIYSYLGFQAVINLAGEAKRPARDGPIALILVIVFSLVFYIILEISFIGSIPSGLLAHGWADLFLSSPFADIAMYFNMMWLYSLIIADSIYSPSGSSMAAIASNSRATYALAKDGFMPSFFVNVDNKSGIPRVALLFNFAISAVVLLTLKNWHSIIEALGVLLLISFIGPAASSGVLRKVPGRDSTLKGLYGIVQPVVFVLAGLIAFITPFTKIVVIIALFLIPILLILFKEKGLGKIDMRYGMWLPMYLILILAGSFVYSKEFQNMKIFTMAAFVFLSALLYIYALKGGASFMRIANQKE from the coding sequence ATGGACGGAACGACTCCAGGCAACTACGGTAATAAATACATCAACGAGAGAAGATACGTCGAAGAGGATCGAAAGCTGAGGAAAGAGCTCGGGATACTTGATCTATTCATGATAGGCATAACCGGGGTGATCGGGTCAGGATGGCTGTTTGCCCCGCTTTATGCCGCCAGAGCTGCCGGCCCAGCGTCTATCATATCATGGATCATCGGAGGCATACTGGTATTGCTGGTTGGGTTGACATTTTCCCATCTTATGAGTTTCAGATCAGAAGCCGGTGGCATGGTTCGATATCCACTGTATACCCATGGAAAGATCGCAGGATCTATCACAGGCTGGGCTCTTTGGCTTGCATATACTATGAATCCGCCCAGCGAGGCCAGCGCGCTTGTTGAATACATGTCTTCATACGTCAATGGCATATTCATTGATGGTTCACTGACGTCAGAGGGGCTTGCAATAGCCATTGGATTCATGTTTCTGTTTGTGCTTGTAAATTATTACGGAGTCAGGACCTTTGCCCGTATAATCAATGGATTGACCGCGCTAAAGATAGTCGTCCCAACGATAACCATGCTTACGCTCATCTTACTGACCTTCAAATTTCATAACTTTACCGCTTACGGTTTCGTTCCCTACGGGCCATCATCCATACTTGCGGCCATAGTCTCAGCCGGTATAATTTATTCATATCTGGGCTTCCAAGCTGTGATAAATCTTGCCGGCGAAGCAAAAAGACCAGCTAGAGATGGCCCCATCGCCCTGATACTGGTCATAGTGTTTTCGCTCGTATTTTACATAATACTGGAAATATCTTTCATCGGTTCCATTCCTTCCGGATTGCTGGCTCATGGTTGGGCGGATCTGTTCCTCTCATCACCATTTGCCGATATTGCGATGTATTTCAACATGATGTGGCTCTATTCACTTATAATCGCTGATTCCATCTATTCTCCAAGCGGATCCTCCATGGCTGCAATAGCCTCCAATTCCAGAGCAACCTATGCGCTCGCGAAGGACGGATTCATGCCATCATTTTTCGTCAATGTTGATAACAAAAGCGGTATTCCAAGAGTCGCACTGCTTTTTAATTTTGCAATATCTGCAGTGGTACTGCTTACACTCAAAAACTGGCATTCAATAATAGAGGCGCTCGGTGTGCTTCTTCTGATATCATTTATTGGTCCAGCCGCATCCTCAGGTGTTCTTCGTAAAGTTCCGGGTAGAGATAGCACGCTTAAGGGTTTATATGGTATAGTGCAGCCTGTGGTGTTTGTGCTGGCTGGTTTGATAGCCTTCATAACGCCATTCACCAAGATAGTAGTGATAATAGCGTTGTTTCTCATTCCGATATTGCTGATTTTGTTTAAGGAGAAGGGGCTAGGAAAGATCGATATGAGATACGGAATGTGGCTACCCATGTATCTAATACTCATACTTGCAGGTTCATTTGTTTATTCCAAGGAATTTCAGAATATGAAGATATTCACGATGGCGGCATTTGTGTTTCTATCCGCATTATTATATATTTATGCTTTGAAAGGCGGTGCATCATTCATGCGGATTGCCAATCAAAAAGAATAA